The following proteins are co-located in the Actinomycetota bacterium genome:
- a CDS encoding DUF2325 domain-containing protein, producing the protein MTVAIVGGLDRLAPRYAALAKEHEGLEIRVFSRYKPSLQKRIATADGVVLCTDLISHRAAREVYRLARADGVALACSHRSSVSAVRQAIETLTRGCGCEMPCPGCKGDCGCAGSSMRT; encoded by the coding sequence ATGACAGTCGCGATTGTGGGAGGGCTAGATCGCCTTGCTCCGCGCTACGCCGCTCTTGCAAAAGAGCACGAGGGCCTTGAGATCAGAGTTTTCAGCCGCTATAAGCCCTCTTTGCAGAAGCGCATAGCGACAGCTGACGGAGTCGTGCTCTGCACGGACCTCATATCACACCGCGCCGCCCGAGAGGTCTACCGCCTCGCGCGCGCGGACGGGGTCGCGCTCGCGTGTTCGCATCGGTCGAGTGTCTCGGCGGTTCGCCAGGCGATTGAGACGCTGACCCGCGGGTGCGGATGCGAGATGCCCTGTCCGGGGTGCAAAGGTGATTGCGGTTGCGCGGGCAGCTCCATGCGAACCTGA
- a CDS encoding thiolase domain-containing protein (Catalyzes the synthesis of acetoacetyl coenzyme A from two molecules of acetyl coenzyme A. It can also act as a thiolase, catalyzing the reverse reaction and generating two-carbon units from the four-carbon product of fatty acid oxidation), protein MSCYVIGAGKTRFGPSSHAIPRLAQEAILGALDDAGLSIEGIGAFVVANFLGGPNESQLHLNAVIAGLFPGVRRPGWRVEAACASGGAAVHQAVHLLGAYDPILVVGVERLSGCPGAELTRNIGMAGDVILDQLQGLNFPATYALVAQRHMQRYGTCTKDFEQISLKNHANAQLNPLAHFYHKCVSQADIDRGATVAAPLRLFDCCPVSDGASAVILSAERKDSRSVPLIGTGLSTDVISLAQRDDHTTFASARDATRIAYAQAGIVASDIDFAEVHDCFTIAEIVAMEDLGLAAPGEAVDLIRAGQTGIDGEIPVNPSGGLKAGGHAISATGVSQVYEACQQLRGEAGERQVPNPRLAVTHNVGGVGGTCAVQVLGRPS, encoded by the coding sequence GTGAGCTGCTATGTGATTGGTGCGGGCAAGACCCGCTTCGGGCCGTCGAGTCATGCGATACCGAGGCTCGCCCAGGAGGCCATTCTCGGTGCGCTTGATGATGCCGGTCTGTCGATCGAGGGTATAGGCGCGTTTGTGGTTGCAAACTTCCTCGGCGGGCCGAACGAATCCCAGCTTCATCTCAACGCAGTGATTGCGGGCTTGTTTCCCGGGGTGCGTCGGCCTGGTTGGCGAGTTGAGGCGGCATGTGCTTCGGGGGGAGCCGCAGTGCATCAGGCGGTTCACCTGCTCGGCGCGTACGATCCCATTCTTGTCGTCGGGGTTGAGCGGCTGTCAGGTTGCCCAGGCGCGGAGCTGACGCGCAACATCGGCATGGCGGGGGACGTTATTCTCGACCAGCTTCAGGGTCTCAATTTCCCCGCGACCTATGCCCTTGTCGCCCAGCGTCATATGCAGCGCTATGGTACCTGCACGAAGGATTTTGAGCAGATCAGCCTGAAGAACCACGCGAACGCTCAACTCAACCCGTTGGCACATTTCTATCACAAATGTGTGAGCCAGGCCGATATCGATCGCGGTGCGACAGTGGCAGCACCGTTGCGACTGTTTGACTGTTGTCCGGTTTCAGACGGCGCTTCTGCGGTGATTCTTTCGGCCGAGCGGAAGGACAGCCGTAGCGTTCCGCTGATCGGCACTGGTTTGAGCACCGACGTTATATCCCTGGCGCAGCGCGATGACCACACTACGTTTGCAAGTGCGCGCGATGCGACGCGAATTGCATATGCGCAGGCGGGAATTGTGGCCTCGGACATCGATTTCGCCGAGGTTCACGATTGCTTTACGATCGCCGAGATAGTGGCCATGGAGGACCTAGGCCTGGCCGCACCCGGGGAGGCCGTCGACCTGATACGAGCTGGTCAGACCGGCATAGACGGCGAGATCCCCGTCAATCCGAGCGGAGGCCTGAAAGCGGGCGGGCATGCCATAAGCGCTACCGGTGTCAGCCAGGTTTACGAGGCGTGCCAGCAACTCCGCGGCGAAGCTGGCGAGCGACAGGTTCCAAACCCACGCCTTGCCGTGACCCATAACGTCGGAGGCGTCGGCGGAACCTGCGCCGTGCAGGTACTGGGGCGGCCCTCATGA
- a CDS encoding 3-hydroxyacyl-CoA dehydrogenase family protein, whose amino-acid sequence MIMRLCSGCGLKYAYSVDECTVCRAAVAESEGGRDGEIVAITEVAAPSLGHEDVPYWCALVSLVDGGYAVVKRDIPAQVGDAVRLGVGKVATPHHIGVVGSGVMATGLVELFLARSQTVVWVARSLERLERAKAKVDSRLVRIMDQEQLEAAQAMLTLSDDMASLAECDLVIEAVVEEVEPKLAVLRGIEQTVSSDCLVVTNTSSLPLDVLARGLGRPERFGGMHFFNPPMRMRLVEIIRAPETSDEIDKRMFELSLSLGKIPVRVSNSPGFVVNRVLMPLLNEAVRTLEDGVAPAEDIDEAIRLGLNHPMGPLALADLIGLDVVVNIMDDLHGRLGDKAYAPRPLLRQLVEDGKLGRKAGAGFYDYAPPSGS is encoded by the coding sequence ATGATCATGCGGTTATGTTCGGGTTGTGGACTCAAGTATGCGTATTCCGTCGATGAGTGCACCGTTTGCAGGGCCGCTGTCGCTGAGTCCGAAGGTGGACGTGATGGCGAGATCGTTGCGATTACCGAAGTAGCAGCTCCATCACTGGGTCACGAGGACGTGCCGTACTGGTGCGCTCTCGTGTCACTCGTCGATGGAGGCTATGCGGTAGTGAAACGTGATATCCCTGCGCAGGTCGGCGATGCCGTGCGGCTTGGAGTGGGAAAGGTTGCGACACCGCATCATATCGGTGTCGTTGGTTCTGGAGTGATGGCCACAGGTCTCGTTGAGTTGTTTCTCGCGAGGAGCCAGACGGTGGTGTGGGTCGCCCGCTCACTGGAGCGCCTGGAAAGAGCCAAGGCCAAAGTCGACTCACGCCTGGTGCGCATCATGGATCAGGAGCAGCTCGAAGCGGCGCAAGCAATGTTGACACTGTCGGATGATATGGCATCACTGGCCGAGTGCGATCTGGTCATCGAGGCTGTGGTGGAGGAGGTCGAGCCGAAGCTCGCGGTACTTCGTGGCATTGAGCAGACTGTTTCTTCCGATTGCCTCGTTGTCACTAACACATCATCGCTTCCCCTTGACGTTCTCGCGAGAGGACTTGGGCGTCCGGAGCGCTTTGGCGGCATGCACTTTTTCAATCCGCCGATGCGCATGCGCTTGGTTGAGATCATCCGTGCGCCAGAGACAAGCGATGAGATCGACAAGCGAATGTTTGAACTGAGCCTCTCGCTCGGCAAGATACCGGTCAGGGTCTCCAACAGCCCCGGGTTCGTCGTCAACAGGGTGCTGATGCCACTGCTAAATGAGGCGGTCCGTACTCTTGAAGACGGTGTTGCCCCCGCGGAGGACATCGATGAAGCCATAAGGCTCGGCCTGAATCACCCGATGGGCCCCCTTGCTCTTGCCGATTTGATCGGGCTGGATGTCGTTGTCAACATCATGGATGACCTGCATGGCCGACTCGGAGACAAAGCTTATGCGCCTCGCCCGTTACTCAGGCAACTGGTCGAGGATGGCAAGCTTGGGCGTAAAGCGGGAGCGGGATTCTACGACTACGCGCCGCCTTCAGGCTCGTAA
- a CDS encoding DUF1624 domain-containing protein yields the protein MKATVMPPVATATSSAPSRERVISLDAARAIVVALMIFMGHPMILVALPEFLVHPQWHGFRLPDFVFPAFIFLAGVSLAYSVSAKQTFSIWAASPRFFQRIATLFGIGLALNFMKYSVRMAEGALLFAPLRYMGVLQRIALSLLIAWPFTRSRKRVVLAVAAALLLAHGAILLLVAPPGGVAGYLESPTDNIAAWIDRAVLGLSHTYLGRGYDPEGVLGTLSSGAQALLGLFVGQWLLTFARDKKRTLQLAMIGAAWVLMGILGAAILPINKQLWTPTFVLLSSGIATIALVGLYWIADLMRYRKPFEWLVPMGMSALFIYICSNVLLVVGRATGFFPGAGLWLSEYIPAAAASMFFSAAEVTLWFCVAGWLHKRNIHFKI from the coding sequence ATGAAAGCGACAGTCATGCCGCCAGTTGCCACAGCCACATCTTCCGCGCCCAGCAGGGAGCGCGTAATCTCACTCGATGCCGCACGCGCCATCGTCGTTGCGCTCATGATCTTCATGGGCCATCCGATGATCCTTGTAGCGCTGCCTGAGTTCCTCGTGCACCCACAGTGGCATGGCTTCCGGCTCCCGGACTTCGTATTTCCTGCGTTCATATTCCTGGCAGGCGTCTCCCTGGCATACTCGGTCAGCGCCAAGCAGACTTTCTCCATTTGGGCCGCATCGCCGAGGTTTTTCCAGCGAATAGCGACCCTGTTCGGGATCGGACTGGCACTGAACTTCATGAAATATAGTGTGCGCATGGCCGAAGGCGCGCTGTTGTTCGCGCCACTGCGCTACATGGGAGTACTTCAGCGCATCGCCCTGTCTTTGCTCATCGCCTGGCCTTTTACTCGCTCGCGAAAGCGAGTAGTGCTCGCCGTGGCGGCAGCTCTTTTGCTTGCGCACGGCGCAATTTTGCTGCTCGTCGCTCCACCCGGAGGGGTTGCAGGTTATCTAGAGTCGCCGACTGACAACATCGCGGCCTGGATCGATCGTGCCGTGCTGGGCCTCAGTCACACCTATCTTGGGAGAGGCTACGATCCCGAGGGCGTGCTCGGAACGCTCAGCTCAGGCGCGCAGGCGCTGTTAGGGCTCTTTGTGGGTCAGTGGCTCCTGACTTTCGCCCGCGACAAAAAGCGAACGTTGCAGCTTGCAATGATCGGCGCAGCGTGGGTGCTGATGGGGATTCTCGGGGCGGCCATACTACCCATCAACAAACAGCTCTGGACCCCCACCTTCGTGCTGCTCTCCTCGGGTATCGCCACGATTGCCCTGGTCGGACTGTACTGGATCGCCGACCTCATGCGCTACCGAAAGCCATTCGAATGGCTCGTTCCGATGGGAATGAGCGCTCTTTTCATCTACATCTGCTCGAATGTGCTCCTGGTGGTCGGACGGGCAACCGGCTTCTTCCCTGGCGCCGGGCTCTGGCTGTCGGAGTATATACCCGCTGCGGCTGCGTCGATGTTCTTCTCGGCCGCTGAAGTGACCTTGTGGTTCTGTGTGGCCGGCTGGCTACACAAGCGCAATATTCACTTCAAGATATAA
- a CDS encoding PIG-L family deacetylase, with the protein MGAILVVAATVAAVIWWITAPGPVVEPPLASEVAIIVSPHPDDETYAMGQTIATQTLAGRRVIAVLITDGESSALVDRWAQSSGRDVNADGVIDKWDFALVRREEFRAAMHTLGVDELIFMGRADSKGERGFADAAVDAAEIEEMLRPIAREHPGATWLTTAKYASDNMRRGDYLDHPDHAETTDAVVAVAEASGGAVYTFKVYVYYLPERDRDAPLRVRGSPRALAMKREAIGAYSEIGMLSTPELFEASRLDVYEYMVPIPE; encoded by the coding sequence GTGGGCGCCATTTTAGTGGTTGCGGCCACTGTGGCCGCTGTGATCTGGTGGATTACCGCGCCTGGCCCTGTGGTCGAACCACCACTGGCGTCAGAAGTCGCCATAATCGTGAGCCCGCATCCGGATGACGAAACATACGCCATGGGACAGACCATCGCCACGCAGACATTGGCGGGCAGGCGCGTCATTGCCGTGCTGATCACCGATGGCGAGAGTAGCGCTCTTGTGGACAGGTGGGCTCAGTCCAGCGGCCGTGATGTCAATGCGGACGGAGTCATCGACAAATGGGATTTTGCTCTTGTGCGGCGTGAAGAGTTCCGCGCAGCGATGCATACTCTCGGCGTTGATGAGCTGATATTCATGGGCAGAGCGGACTCAAAAGGGGAGCGTGGATTTGCCGACGCTGCGGTGGATGCCGCCGAGATCGAGGAGATGCTCCGGCCAATCGCGCGTGAGCACCCTGGGGCTACCTGGCTTACAACGGCGAAGTATGCGTCCGATAACATGCGCCGAGGCGATTATCTCGATCATCCCGATCACGCGGAGACGACCGATGCGGTTGTTGCGGTCGCCGAGGCAAGCGGTGGTGCCGTCTATACATTCAAGGTGTACGTCTACTATCTTCCCGAGAGGGATCGGGATGCTCCGCTACGGGTCCGGGGATCTCCCCGCGCTTTGGCCATGAAGCGAGAGGCGATCGGCGCTTACTCTGAAATCGGGATGCTTAGCACGCCTGAGCTTTTTGAGGCCTCGCGCCTGGATGTGTACGAGTACATGGTCCCAATTCCGGAGTGA
- the dnaX gene encoding DNA polymerase III subunit gamma/tau, whose amino-acid sequence MTHQSYYRTYRPQSFDDVVGQRHITQTLRNALADNAVAHAYLFTGPRGTGKTTVARILAKALNCGKGSSADPDITCQDCVDIAEGRHPDVYELDAASRTQVDNVREEIIGRLAYTPVRGTWKVYIIDEVHMLSNHSFNALLKTLEEPPRHTIFVLCTTHPHKVPDTIHSRCQRLDFHRIGAQDIVERLSHICASENISVAEGALALIAKHAAGGMRDAITILEQLSAFTSKDITLQDVEGLLGEVDVALLFELAGTLARRDIASAFRFVERLASSGVDMTEFVRDFTGHIRDLYVTSVIGDAGEVVDAASDHLARLTSQAKEFGPTRLSRLLDLLGVLAGEIRWSSNPRLTLEVALVRMARPEGDLTLEALAERIEALEIGVKIAAAPVPAGEVAAAPKPSTPASTTPQPAAPPEAVRPPAAEKPKVAAASGDGSLDRAHIKRAWPAVIAEIKRVKAGRAQIFANTEVDIDLDGKTLVVEFPVDGKFTMELASDAETRQMLVTALAKVLGAVPSLRYQLGRGPVRPVEEEKPPPVNTSPPPVDEFEVERMLIDGLGAQMIAEHPNSSDESEPQR is encoded by the coding sequence GTGACCCATCAGTCATACTATCGCACCTATCGCCCGCAAAGTTTCGACGATGTCGTCGGTCAGCGGCATATCACACAGACACTTCGAAACGCTCTGGCGGATAACGCCGTTGCTCATGCGTATCTGTTCACGGGCCCGCGGGGCACCGGCAAGACCACGGTTGCCCGGATACTGGCGAAGGCGCTGAACTGCGGAAAGGGTTCCTCGGCGGATCCGGACATCACGTGCCAGGATTGCGTGGACATCGCCGAGGGTCGGCATCCGGACGTCTACGAGCTCGACGCCGCGTCGCGCACGCAAGTCGACAACGTCCGCGAGGAGATCATAGGACGCCTGGCTTACACTCCCGTTCGGGGCACCTGGAAGGTCTACATCATCGATGAAGTCCACATGCTTTCGAACCACTCGTTCAATGCGCTGCTCAAGACGTTGGAGGAGCCACCCCGGCACACCATTTTCGTGCTTTGTACTACGCATCCTCACAAGGTGCCCGATACCATTCATTCGCGTTGCCAGAGACTCGATTTCCATAGGATCGGCGCACAGGATATCGTTGAGCGGCTATCGCATATCTGCGCGAGCGAGAACATAAGCGTTGCAGAAGGCGCGCTTGCTCTGATCGCCAAACACGCCGCCGGCGGTATGCGCGACGCGATCACGATACTCGAGCAGCTCTCGGCGTTTACGAGCAAGGACATCACGCTCCAGGACGTCGAGGGGCTTCTCGGCGAGGTCGATGTCGCGCTGCTCTTTGAGCTTGCTGGTACTTTGGCGCGCCGAGATATCGCATCAGCGTTCAGGTTTGTAGAGCGTCTGGCAAGCTCCGGGGTCGACATGACGGAGTTCGTGCGCGACTTCACCGGACACATTCGTGACCTGTACGTCACCTCGGTTATCGGCGATGCTGGCGAGGTTGTCGACGCCGCGAGTGATCATCTTGCGCGGCTGACGAGCCAGGCAAAGGAGTTCGGTCCGACACGGCTTTCCCGCCTGCTGGACTTGCTTGGCGTGCTGGCGGGCGAGATACGCTGGTCGAGCAATCCTCGGCTTACGCTGGAGGTCGCGCTTGTGCGCATGGCCAGACCGGAAGGTGATTTAACACTTGAAGCGCTCGCCGAAAGGATTGAAGCGCTGGAAATCGGGGTGAAGATAGCCGCAGCACCGGTGCCCGCGGGCGAGGTCGCAGCTGCCCCGAAGCCGTCAACCCCCGCAAGCACGACGCCGCAGCCGGCCGCCCCCCCGGAAGCCGTCAGGCCACCTGCGGCCGAAAAACCCAAGGTGGCAGCAGCCTCCGGTGATGGCTCGCTCGACCGTGCGCACATAAAACGCGCGTGGCCTGCGGTTATTGCCGAGATCAAGCGCGTGAAGGCTGGCCGCGCGCAGATATTCGCCAACACCGAAGTCGATATCGACCTGGACGGAAAAACGCTTGTCGTGGAGTTTCCGGTCGATGGCAAGTTCACGATGGAGCTCGCAAGCGACGCCGAAACGCGGCAGATGCTTGTCACTGCGCTCGCCAAGGTTCTCGGCGCTGTGCCGTCACTGCGATATCAGCTTGGCCGAGGCCCAGTAAGGCCGGTTGAGGAGGAAAAGCCGCCGCCAGTAAACACTTCGCCTCCGCCCGTCGATGAATTCGAGGTTGAAAGAATGTTGATTGATGGCCTTGGTGCTCAGATGATAGCTGAGCATCCGAATTCGAGTGATGAAAGTGAGCCGCAACGATGA
- a CDS encoding YbaB/EbfC family nucleoid-associated protein, producing the protein MKPNMGNMLKQAQKMQQDMARVQAELAEELVEASVGGGMVKAVMSGDQSLKKITIDPAACDPDDITMLEDMVVAAVNEAARQAQELASRKMASVTGGLSIPGLM; encoded by the coding sequence ATGAAACCTAATATGGGCAACATGCTAAAGCAAGCTCAAAAGATGCAGCAGGACATGGCGAGAGTACAAGCCGAGCTCGCAGAAGAGCTGGTAGAGGCCTCGGTGGGCGGAGGTATGGTCAAGGCCGTCATGAGCGGCGATCAGTCTCTAAAGAAGATCACCATCGATCCTGCAGCGTGCGATCCTGACGATATCACGATGCTCGAAGACATGGTTGTAGCGGCCGTGAATGAAGCGGCGAGGCAGGCCCAAGAGCTCGCCAGCCGCAAGATGGCGTCGGTTACCGGGGGCCTGAGCATCCCTGGACTGATGTGA
- the recR gene encoding recombination mediator RecR translates to MRYAAPIARLLEELERLPGIGPKSSQRIAYHVLRSDAGEIERLASALNEVKRSIHYCSRCFNFAEEDLCGICLDPGRDMTFLCVVEEPRDVTAVERTGGFRGGYHVLHGAISPVDGIGPEKLRIAELIDRIKTGEIEEVLLATNPNVEGETTAHYLAGLIKPLDVRVTRIALGLPVGGDLEFADEITLGRALEARREII, encoded by the coding sequence ATGCGATACGCTGCCCCGATAGCCAGACTCCTCGAAGAGCTTGAGCGGCTGCCGGGCATCGGCCCCAAGTCATCACAGCGGATCGCCTATCATGTGCTGCGCTCCGATGCGGGAGAGATCGAGCGCCTCGCTTCCGCACTCAATGAGGTGAAGCGCTCCATTCATTACTGCTCGCGGTGTTTCAACTTCGCCGAGGAGGATCTGTGCGGGATATGCCTCGACCCTGGCCGAGACATGACCTTTTTGTGCGTGGTGGAGGAGCCCCGAGATGTTACGGCAGTAGAGCGCACCGGCGGATTCAGGGGCGGCTACCACGTGCTGCATGGCGCCATCTCGCCAGTCGATGGCATCGGGCCGGAGAAGTTGCGCATCGCCGAGTTGATCGACCGCATCAAGACCGGCGAGATAGAAGAGGTCTTGCTGGCGACCAACCCGAATGTTGAGGGCGAGACAACCGCGCACTATCTCGCCGGCTTGATCAAGCCGCTGGACGTCCGGGTCACGCGGATAGCCTTGGGCTTGCCTGTCGGAGGCGATCTTGAGTTTGCTGATGAAATCACGCTTGGGCGCGCATTGGAGGCCCGGCGGGAAATAATTTGA
- a CDS encoding HD domain-containing protein gives MLSKISGEAMVVSLFGKSLLSQIVRPLIAVAVLAGLVVTVVAVYSVSQITDRWVNQVAEFRLEDTRFGFHAHLHLMSQQTDLIASDNELMAALEANELDHVGQMLAHVNRSLHYDDIEILDPSGKVVVSARSHYRGVPPISWQDESRSGEYIDVMPAFRKTGDGGLALTTSSLLSTRHQLYELRVVHVIDDALLQEIAGSTGESTALYDRDMQLVAFVKDRGGHAQDSEYLDAVSDIFTEPNPSILTAIKGIVGEPGHATVEVSGRTYTVTAAGIYLRDESGQEPDTYLVTLVSQAVSKEARDATIALIGLWSVVGLVVLTVLGFWVTGRVARPMDVLTLGAKQISEGDFSARIEVDGPSEIVELAGTFNDMTDSLRERSESLTKRVLEIATLYEMSKALGATLDMEVLLDSVLDSALRIFDADLGYITLMNHQTGQLEIHAWRGGDRVRPGAEALRTSMSEWVIREGRPLIFNPLQVEAGDRRDSLTGALAALCVPFVSSESTFGAITVGHSRPDARFTADDVRLMSTIANHANIAIGNIELFSSLEESYLATVRSLAIAVDAKDPYTRGHSDRVATYVLKIADRLRLSRDQKIAIEMAAYLHDIGKIGIRDDILLKLGTLDDVEMAEMRHHPLIAANILRPVGFPWPIAPIVRHHHERWDGLGYPAGLRGEEIPLLARVLTVADSFEAMISSRPYRVARTLEEAIVELRSCAGTQFDPAVVEAFVETLEEEDTELEVMLRIEGASPEELRATFVVYIEGLLDSFIRLAGPRLSLKIEAQLSEAFAASDIPMKVASGKVSVSGDDSDDGIEQMRRAVRVIDDVMKRASGAALIEHYHADAMKGLSTRMRLVAEQDGFLVR, from the coding sequence ATGCTGAGTAAGATATCGGGTGAGGCGATGGTCGTTTCGTTGTTTGGCAAAAGCTTGCTCTCGCAGATAGTGCGACCGCTGATAGCGGTGGCCGTACTGGCTGGCTTGGTTGTGACCGTTGTGGCTGTGTACTCGGTTTCTCAGATTACAGACCGCTGGGTCAATCAGGTGGCTGAATTTCGACTTGAGGATACACGATTCGGCTTTCATGCTCACCTTCACCTGATGAGCCAGCAGACTGACCTGATAGCCTCGGATAATGAGCTGATGGCTGCTCTTGAGGCTAATGAGCTTGATCACGTTGGTCAGATGCTCGCTCACGTCAACCGCTCACTCCACTATGACGATATCGAGATTCTTGACCCATCAGGTAAGGTGGTTGTCTCTGCTCGCTCCCACTATCGGGGTGTCCCACCTATTTCCTGGCAGGATGAGTCGAGGTCGGGAGAGTACATCGATGTAATGCCGGCTTTTCGCAAAACAGGAGACGGAGGGCTGGCTCTGACCACGAGTAGCCTGCTCTCAACACGCCATCAGCTCTACGAATTGCGTGTGGTTCATGTGATTGATGACGCCCTTCTTCAAGAGATAGCTGGAAGCACAGGGGAGTCGACGGCTCTGTACGACAGGGATATGCAGCTTGTTGCATTTGTGAAAGATCGCGGGGGACATGCTCAGGATAGCGAATATCTCGACGCGGTCTCGGACATATTCACGGAGCCAAACCCGTCGATTCTCACCGCCATCAAGGGAATCGTTGGCGAGCCAGGACATGCCACGGTCGAGGTTTCAGGGCGCACATACACCGTTACGGCGGCGGGCATCTACCTTCGCGACGAGAGTGGACAGGAGCCGGACACCTACCTGGTGACACTGGTCAGTCAGGCAGTCAGCAAGGAAGCGCGTGACGCCACCATCGCTCTCATCGGCCTGTGGTCGGTGGTTGGGCTTGTAGTCCTAACGGTTCTTGGATTCTGGGTTACAGGGCGTGTCGCCCGTCCGATGGATGTGCTCACGCTGGGGGCGAAGCAAATCTCCGAAGGAGACTTCAGCGCCCGGATCGAGGTTGACGGTCCTAGTGAGATCGTTGAACTGGCGGGAACCTTCAACGACATGACCGATTCTCTAAGGGAGCGCAGTGAGTCGCTTACCAAGCGCGTGCTTGAAATAGCTACGCTCTATGAAATGAGTAAAGCGCTCGGCGCCACACTGGACATGGAAGTACTGCTCGACTCCGTGCTCGACTCGGCGCTTCGGATCTTCGATGCCGATCTCGGATACATCACTTTGATGAACCATCAAACCGGCCAGCTTGAAATACATGCTTGGCGTGGCGGAGACAGGGTACGTCCCGGCGCAGAGGCGCTGCGCACCTCCATGTCGGAGTGGGTCATCCGAGAAGGGCGGCCGTTGATATTCAATCCGCTCCAGGTTGAAGCCGGTGACAGGCGGGACTCACTGACCGGGGCACTTGCGGCACTCTGTGTCCCGTTCGTCTCCTCGGAGAGCACTTTTGGCGCTATCACCGTTGGGCACTCAAGACCGGATGCGCGGTTTACCGCCGATGACGTAAGACTGATGTCGACGATTGCGAATCACGCGAACATCGCGATAGGCAATATCGAGCTGTTCTCCAGTCTCGAGGAGTCGTATTTGGCAACGGTCAGGTCGCTGGCGATCGCGGTCGACGCCAAAGACCCTTACACGCGTGGGCATTCAGACAGGGTCGCTACGTACGTCCTCAAAATCGCGGATCGTCTGAGGCTTTCCCGAGACCAGAAGATCGCCATCGAGATGGCCGCCTACCTCCACGATATTGGCAAGATAGGTATCCGCGATGACATCCTTTTGAAGCTCGGCACTCTGGACGACGTCGAAATGGCCGAGATGCGCCACCATCCATTGATAGCGGCGAACATTCTCAGGCCAGTCGGTTTTCCATGGCCAATCGCCCCAATCGTGCGGCATCACCATGAGCGCTGGGATGGACTGGGCTATCCGGCGGGGCTGCGCGGCGAGGAGATTCCGCTTCTGGCGCGGGTATTGACCGTCGCGGACTCCTTCGAGGCTATGATTTCTAGTCGGCCGTATCGCGTCGCACGTACACTCGAAGAGGCAATCGTCGAATTGCGCAGCTGTGCCGGGACTCAATTTGATCCTGCGGTCGTTGAGGCTTTTGTGGAAACGCTCGAGGAGGAAGATACAGAGCTGGAGGTTATGCTCAGGATCGAGGGGGCTTCCCCGGAAGAGCTAAGGGCGACGTTTGTTGTGTATATTGAGGGCCTACTGGATAGCTTTATCCGCCTCGCCGGGCCCAGATTGTCTCTGAAGATCGAGGCGCAGCTCAGTGAGGCATTTGCCGCCTCGGATATCCCGATGAAGGTAGCCAGCGGCAAAGTGTCGGTATCGGGCGATGACAGCGACGATGGAATCGAGCAGATGCGCCGAGCTGTGCGGGTGATAGATGACGTGATGAAGCGGGCCTCGGGCGCCGCTCTTATAGAGCACTACCATGCGGATGCCATGAAGGGGCTCTCCACCCGGATGAGGCTTGTCGCCGAGCAAGACGGCTTTTTGGTACGCTGA